One region of Streptococcus salivarius genomic DNA includes:
- a CDS encoding SH3 domain-containing protein codes for MKNKFSQVIVLSMVTLSSMALLTACSSHKESSSADKTPKSSQVTSSSKAKTSSKDSGKTSKSSAKAKESSGAKTESSSTQSSQKASAPSSSSSQAQSSSSKSSSVPSSSQSQAPKSSNESQSSASQSQAPKSSSDSQASSSQSSNQAQAKTDMQVTTVDMDVSAVARGQFDSIAGTWKSSDGSRLVFNNTSLVGDITAQGQATVHNYVHPKDNYQEGSGKYDATLSRDRGDTSGIVGDISFVSKKAAISGPSYEQDTIQVTSTDGTKVYFKESDNVTLPKDVTVTDNQLPIDGGIAESGSYTLTKRTAVKNTPSDTAPVEFYLEAGDKINFDMKVTQDGHSWISYISYSGVRRYVQVD; via the coding sequence ATGAAAAACAAATTTTCTCAAGTAATCGTGCTTTCCATGGTTACCCTTTCCTCAATGGCTTTGCTGACGGCCTGTTCCAGCCATAAGGAATCGAGTTCAGCAGATAAGACGCCTAAGAGCAGCCAGGTGACCTCATCAAGTAAGGCTAAAACATCCAGTAAAGATAGCGGTAAGACTAGCAAGTCTAGTGCTAAGGCCAAGGAATCTTCGGGTGCAAAGACGGAGTCTTCAAGCACGCAAAGTAGTCAAAAGGCTTCTGCCCCAAGTTCGAGTAGTAGTCAGGCTCAGTCATCATCTTCAAAGAGTTCATCAGTTCCCTCAAGTAGCCAGTCCCAAGCACCTAAATCATCAAACGAGAGCCAATCTTCAGCCAGTCAATCTCAAGCGCCAAAGAGCTCAAGTGATAGTCAAGCTTCAAGTAGTCAATCTAGCAATCAAGCTCAAGCTAAAACGGATATGCAAGTAACCACCGTGGATATGGATGTGAGTGCTGTAGCGCGTGGTCAGTTTGATAGTATTGCTGGTACTTGGAAGTCCAGTGATGGCAGTCGTCTGGTCTTTAACAACACTAGCCTAGTAGGAGATATCACTGCCCAAGGTCAAGCGACAGTTCACAATTATGTGCACCCGAAAGATAATTATCAAGAGGGCTCAGGTAAGTATGATGCCACCCTCTCAAGAGATAGAGGGGACACTTCTGGTATTGTTGGAGATATTAGCTTTGTCTCTAAAAAGGCAGCTATTTCTGGTCCTAGCTATGAACAAGATACCATTCAAGTAACCAGTACTGATGGAACAAAGGTCTACTTTAAAGAATCAGATAATGTGACACTACCTAAAGACGTGACTGTTACTGACAATCAACTTCCAATTGATGGTGGTATTGCAGAATCTGGCAGCTACACGCTTACCAAACGTACAGCTGTCAAAAATACTCCTAGTGATACAGCTCCAGTTGAATTTTACTTAGAAGCAGGCGATAAGATTAACTTTGATATGAAGGTTACTCAAGACGGTCATAGTTGGATTTCTTACATCAGCTATAGTGGTGTTCGCCGTTATGTTCAAGTGGATTAA